The Erythrobacter aurantius genome includes a window with the following:
- a CDS encoding sensor histidine kinase — MDLSRTPEALDRTAPASVPFRTVLLSMVLLWGTYFFLISIRSFILDLDMQIDMAVRRGLVTIAGIGLTIALWALLRLVDRHALWVKIGAASLFAIPVAIGIGQINQFAFQDIQQELEQRFAEERGFRFDDQGNLLYDLPEGIRVEAPGPDGSGRPQVSESLIIAPAELREDSWKAVLEIALGRYFLLLAWASTYFALLAGVQARAAERREQQFRSAAKAAELRSLRYQVNPHFLFNTLNSLSALVMTGKADRAERMIQTISRFYRHSLADEPTSDVYLKDEFDLQRLYLDIEAVRFPERLSCVFDLPTELEKARVPGMILQPLVENSVKYAVSAVSRPITITVSAREEFDRLVVTVSDNGPGVPDAAKHGFGIGLANVRDRLEARFGADIGFSSTPVPGGYQTEIRIPLSRPAQH, encoded by the coding sequence ATGGATCTGAGCCGAACTCCCGAAGCGCTTGACAGGACAGCGCCAGCCAGCGTGCCGTTTCGCACGGTGCTGTTGTCGATGGTGCTCTTGTGGGGCACCTATTTTTTCCTGATCAGCATCCGCAGTTTCATTCTCGATCTCGACATGCAGATCGACATGGCGGTGCGGCGCGGGCTGGTGACGATTGCCGGCATTGGACTGACCATAGCGCTTTGGGCTTTGCTCCGGCTGGTCGATCGGCATGCCTTGTGGGTCAAGATCGGCGCGGCGAGCCTGTTCGCCATCCCGGTTGCGATCGGCATCGGCCAGATCAACCAATTCGCTTTCCAGGACATTCAGCAGGAACTCGAACAGCGCTTTGCCGAAGAGCGCGGCTTCCGCTTCGACGACCAGGGCAACCTTCTTTATGACCTGCCCGAGGGAATTCGGGTCGAAGCTCCTGGGCCGGATGGGTCAGGCCGGCCGCAAGTTTCCGAATCGCTGATCATCGCTCCGGCAGAATTGCGCGAGGATTCGTGGAAGGCAGTGCTCGAGATTGCGCTGGGCCGCTATTTCCTGCTGCTTGCCTGGGCATCAACCTATTTCGCCCTGCTTGCAGGCGTTCAGGCGCGGGCGGCAGAGCGCCGCGAGCAGCAATTCCGATCGGCCGCCAAAGCCGCCGAACTTCGATCCTTGCGGTATCAGGTCAACCCGCATTTCCTGTTCAACACTCTGAACTCGCTTTCGGCCCTCGTCATGACAGGCAAGGCAGACAGGGCCGAGCGCATGATCCAGACGATCAGCCGGTTTTATCGCCACAGCCTTGCGGATGAGCCGACCAGCGACGTTTACCTGAAGGACGAGTTCGATCTGCAGCGGCTCTACCTCGACATAGAAGCGGTGCGTTTCCCCGAACGGTTGAGCTGTGTGTTCGATCTTCCCACCGAACTCGAAAAAGCGCGGGTTCCGGGCATGATCCTGCAACCGCTGGTCGAAAACTCGGTCAAATACGCCGTTTCAGCCGTTTCCCGCCCGATCACCATCACCGTTTCCGCGCGTGAGGAATTCGATCGTCTGGTGGTCACGGTAAGCGATAACGGGCCCGGCGTACCCGACGCGGCAAAGCACGGATTCGGCATCGGGCTGGCTAATGTTCGGGATCGCCTTGAGGCCCGTTTCGGCGCCGACATAGGATTCAGTTCCACGCCCGTGCCCGGCGGCTATCAAACAGAGATCCGCATTCCGCTGTCGCGACCGGCGCAACATTGA
- a CDS encoding LytR/AlgR family response regulator transcription factor, whose protein sequence is MADTETQSQSLRTLIVDDEPLAVERIQVICAELSAIRVVGTASDGAAALRLAEKLEPDLVLLDMTMPELDGLGVARKFAEQDDPPAVIFVTAHDHFAVEAFDLEAIDYVLKPVSAERLERAIERAVARRGERKESPGKWLEELWVPHRSELLRIAVSEVHQIDAERDYVRLHVGDPEDPSSDSRSYLLLQTIAGLEARLDPEQFIRIHRSTILRRDNIRGLRHDGLGVWSAELQNGEALRIGRTYLSKVKAMAGR, encoded by the coding sequence ATGGCTGACACAGAAACCCAATCGCAATCTCTCCGGACCCTGATCGTCGATGACGAACCGCTGGCGGTTGAGCGCATTCAGGTGATTTGTGCGGAGTTATCGGCGATCCGTGTCGTGGGAACTGCCAGCGATGGCGCTGCGGCTTTGCGGCTTGCGGAAAAGCTCGAACCCGATCTGGTGCTGCTGGACATGACCATGCCCGAGCTTGACGGATTGGGCGTGGCCCGGAAGTTTGCCGAGCAGGATGATCCTCCAGCGGTAATTTTTGTCACCGCGCATGATCATTTCGCGGTCGAGGCCTTCGATCTGGAAGCGATCGATTATGTGTTGAAACCCGTTTCTGCCGAACGGTTGGAGCGCGCCATCGAACGCGCTGTCGCCCGGCGCGGCGAGCGCAAGGAATCACCCGGCAAATGGCTCGAAGAGCTATGGGTTCCGCACCGTTCGGAATTGCTGCGGATTGCCGTGAGCGAAGTTCACCAGATCGATGCCGAGCGCGATTACGTAAGGCTGCATGTGGGCGATCCGGAAGATCCTTCATCGGATTCGCGATCCTATCTTCTGCTCCAGACCATTGCCGGACTGGAAGCGCGGCTTGATCCGGAACAGTTCATCCGCATCCACCGATCCACCATCCTGCGCAGAGACAACATCCGTGGCTTGCGCCATGACGGGCTCGGGGTCTGGTCGGCCGAATTGCAGAACGGCGAAGCCTTGAGGATCGGACGAACCTATCTCTCCAAAGTCAAGGCGATGGCTGGTCGTTGA
- a CDS encoding UrcA family protein — MKVLALATASIGLALSASPALAGPADLPTQVISTAGLDLDTPEGQRLLDERINRAARQVCQIDEMPTGTRIRSMAARDCLAKATASAKRQVAAIAENERRGG, encoded by the coding sequence ATGAAAGTTCTTGCACTTGCCACGGCCAGTATTGGCCTTGCCCTTTCCGCGAGCCCAGCTCTGGCCGGTCCCGCTGACTTGCCGACCCAGGTGATCAGCACTGCCGGTCTCGACCTTGATACGCCCGAAGGCCAGCGACTGCTTGATGAGCGGATCAATCGTGCGGCGCGCCAGGTCTGCCAGATCGACGAAATGCCGACCGGCACCCGTATCCGCTCAATGGCGGCACGCGATTGCCTCGCCAAGGCAACCGCGAGCGCCAAGCGCCAGGTAGCGGCGATTGCCGAAAACGAACGGCGCGGCGGCTGA
- a CDS encoding metallophosphoesterase family protein, whose amino-acid sequence MTTRLFHISDVHFGIENRAALDSVARAIADEQPDLLVCTGDLTQRAKHSEYAAAADWFASLGVPVWIDPGNHDMPYYSPIERFTDPYRRYRRLKEAVSVEAFETDDIVLLPLRTTVPAQKRWPWSDGVITAIALAEAHERLAPFGGDERHVVITAHHPLHGPSVEGPNATIGGDAAFASLAQAGMNAVLSGHIHKPFNDFRGDGGARAQVIGAGTLSRRLRHGAPPSYNVLTCKKGADEIEVELRELPHTVR is encoded by the coding sequence ATGACGACGCGCCTGTTCCACATCAGCGATGTCCACTTCGGGATCGAGAATCGCGCCGCACTTGATAGCGTCGCGCGCGCCATCGCGGATGAGCAACCCGATTTGCTCGTCTGCACCGGTGATCTGACCCAGCGGGCAAAGCATTCGGAATATGCCGCCGCGGCAGACTGGTTTGCATCGTTGGGAGTACCGGTCTGGATCGACCCGGGCAATCACGACATGCCCTATTACAGCCCGATTGAACGGTTCACCGATCCCTATCGCCGCTATCGCCGACTGAAGGAAGCGGTTTCGGTCGAGGCGTTCGAGACGGACGATATCGTCTTGCTGCCGCTTCGTACCACCGTCCCGGCCCAGAAGCGCTGGCCATGGTCCGATGGAGTGATCACGGCCATCGCGTTGGCAGAAGCGCACGAACGGCTCGCTCCATTTGGTGGCGACGAACGCCATGTCGTCATCACCGCACATCATCCGCTGCATGGGCCAAGCGTCGAAGGCCCCAATGCGACCATCGGAGGCGATGCCGCCTTTGCGTCGCTGGCGCAGGCTGGAATGAACGCCGTGCTCAGCGGACACATCCACAAACCCTTCAACGATTTTCGCGGCGATGGCGGGGCACGGGCGCAGGTCATCGGCGCTGGTACGCTGTCGCGAAGGCTGCGGCACGGGGCGCCGCCTTCGTACAATGTCCTCACCTGCAAGAAGGGGGCTGACGAAATCGAAGTGGAACTGAGAGAGCTGCCCCATACCGTCCGGTAA
- the rpsI gene encoding 30S ribosomal protein S9: MVSENTGETNTVSDLSDLKEIAGDAPAADAAVVAQNSAPLRQQELDAQGRAYATGRRKDAVARVWLKPGTGKITVNGRDQETYFARPTLRLIINQPFGITDRTGQYDVVATVRGGGLSGQAGAVKHGISQALTKYEPELRSTVKAAGFLTRDSRVVERKKYGRAKARRSFQFSKR; the protein is encoded by the coding sequence ATGGTCAGCGAAAACACTGGCGAAACCAACACCGTGTCCGATCTGTCGGATCTCAAGGAAATCGCTGGCGACGCGCCTGCCGCAGATGCGGCGGTGGTTGCCCAGAATTCGGCTCCCCTGCGCCAGCAGGAACTTGATGCGCAGGGCCGCGCCTACGCCACCGGCCGCCGCAAGGACGCCGTGGCCCGCGTTTGGCTCAAGCCCGGCACCGGCAAGATCACCGTCAACGGCCGCGATCAGGAAACCTATTTCGCACGCCCGACGCTGCGTCTCATCATCAACCAGCCTTTCGGGATCACCGATCGCACCGGACAGTACGACGTTGTCGCAACGGTCCGCGGCGGCGGCCTTTCGGGTCAGGCTGGCGCGGTGAAGCATGGCATCAGCCAGGCTCTGACCAAGTATGAGCCGGAACTGCGCAGCACCGTGAAGGCCGCCGGGTTCCTTACCCGCGACAGCCGCGTGGTCGAGCGTAAGAAGTATGGCCGTGCCAAGGCACGCCGCAGCTTCCAGTTCTCGAAGCGCTGA
- the rplM gene encoding 50S ribosomal protein L13 produces the protein MKALSKQTKSVKPAEVEKKWHLIDADGLVVGRVASIIANILRGKHKPSFTPHVDCGDHVIVINVDKVKFTGKKSTDKVYYKHTGHPGGIKETTPAKVLEGRFPERVLEKAVERMIPRGPLGRAQMKALHLYSGTEHPHDGQKPEVLDVASMNRKNKVSA, from the coding sequence ATGAAGGCGCTCAGCAAGCAGACCAAGTCGGTGAAGCCGGCAGAGGTCGAAAAGAAATGGCACCTGATTGATGCAGACGGCCTCGTTGTCGGCCGCGTTGCCTCGATCATCGCCAACATCCTGCGCGGCAAGCACAAGCCGAGCTTCACTCCGCATGTCGATTGCGGCGATCACGTGATCGTGATCAACGTCGACAAGGTAAAGTTCACCGGCAAGAAGTCGACCGACAAGGTCTACTACAAGCACACCGGCCACCCCGGTGGCATCAAGGAAACCACCCCGGCGAAGGTGCTGGAAGGCCGTTTCCCCGAGCGTGTGCTTGAAAAGGCTGTCGAGCGCATGATCCCGCGCGGTCCGCTTGGTCGTGCGCAGATGAAGGCGCTGCACCTCTATTCCGGCACCGAGCATCCGCATGACGGCCAGAAGCCCGAAGTGCTCGACGTTGCTTCCATGAATCGCAAGAACAAGGTCTCCGCATAA
- the cutA gene encoding divalent-cation tolerance protein CutA, protein MTEVQAALVWCPCPNIEVARKISEQLLQERLIACANMFPAMESLFEWDGGLSQASEVGVLFKTTADSLDALISLLGELHPYDTPAILGWTCDIAHPAVLGWLRETVGHTD, encoded by the coding sequence ATGACCGAAGTTCAAGCCGCTCTGGTCTGGTGTCCATGCCCGAACATCGAAGTGGCACGGAAAATTTCAGAGCAACTGTTGCAGGAAAGGCTGATTGCCTGCGCCAATATGTTTCCCGCGATGGAATCCCTGTTTGAGTGGGATGGGGGCCTGAGCCAGGCTTCGGAAGTTGGCGTGTTGTTCAAGACCACCGCTGACAGCCTGGACGCGCTGATAAGTCTGCTTGGCGAACTCCATCCCTATGATACACCGGCCATTCTCGGCTGGACCTGTGATATCGCACATCCAGCGGTTTTGGGTTGGCTGCGCGAAACGGTCGGGCATACCGATTGA
- a CDS encoding COX15/CtaA family protein yields the protein MNDTAPKPNAGARPLALARWLEFVAGFVVLIVLVGGITRLTESGLSITEWNLATGILPPLSNEAWLAEFDKYKATPEYRLEASIGGMTLAEFQFIYFWEWFHRLLARTVGLAFALPLVWFWVKGAIPQGFKPRLIGLLALGGLQGLFGWLMVQSGLVGDMTDVSHFRLSLHLLTALLLLGALVWTARDMRHLAKDPHARPAPLTSASLAVAGVLFVQLLLGAWVAGLNAGHAAYDWPTMNGRFLPEVSFQQGFFYALTHDPFLLQFLHRWWAWIAVAALVYLARRVRKFDRFASIAVHSAFGVMVLLGIATVMTQVELWVAAAHQLTGALLVASTAWAMHSDGLAHRVPDPEQA from the coding sequence ATGAATGATACCGCGCCGAAGCCGAACGCCGGTGCGCGCCCGCTTGCTCTTGCCCGATGGCTCGAATTCGTGGCGGGTTTCGTTGTCCTGATCGTGTTGGTTGGCGGGATCACGCGGCTCACGGAAAGCGGGCTTTCGATCACGGAATGGAATTTGGCGACGGGCATCCTCCCGCCTTTGTCAAACGAAGCATGGCTGGCCGAGTTCGACAAATACAAGGCGACGCCGGAATACAGGCTTGAAGCCAGCATCGGCGGCATGACCCTCGCCGAATTCCAGTTCATCTATTTCTGGGAATGGTTCCACCGCCTGCTGGCTCGCACCGTCGGATTGGCTTTCGCGCTGCCGCTCGTGTGGTTCTGGGTTAAGGGCGCCATCCCGCAAGGGTTCAAGCCGCGCCTGATCGGGCTGTTGGCCCTTGGTGGTTTGCAGGGGCTGTTCGGCTGGCTGATGGTGCAGTCGGGGCTCGTCGGCGACATGACCGATGTGAGCCATTTCCGCCTGTCGCTGCATTTGCTGACGGCATTGCTGCTGTTGGGCGCCCTCGTCTGGACTGCGCGCGACATGCGCCATCTGGCTAAGGACCCGCATGCGCGCCCGGCGCCGCTGACTAGTGCCTCTTTGGCCGTTGCCGGTGTGTTGTTCGTACAGCTTCTGCTGGGTGCATGGGTCGCGGGCCTCAACGCCGGGCATGCCGCCTACGACTGGCCGACCATGAACGGGCGGTTCCTCCCTGAAGTGAGCTTCCAGCAGGGCTTTTTCTACGCACTGACGCATGATCCCTTTCTGCTGCAATTCCTCCACCGCTGGTGGGCATGGATCGCGGTGGCAGCGCTGGTCTATCTCGCGCGGCGTGTGCGCAAATTCGATCGCTTCGCATCCATTGCGGTGCACAGCGCCTTTGGTGTCATGGTTCTGCTCGGAATTGCGACGGTGATGACGCAGGTGGAACTGTGGGTTGCTGCCGCTCACCAGCTCACCGGCGCCTTGCTGGTCGCCAGCACTGCGTGGGCGATGCATAGCGACGGGCTGGCGCATCGGGTTCCGGATCCAGAACAGGCATGA
- a CDS encoding MerC domain-containing protein: MTEAHQNPRLIRRRLDKAGIALSALCALHCVLTILLVSGLGVGAQFFLAEEIHRFALAIALVIAAVAIGWGALLHRRREPFVIAMMGLTFMGGALASPHGAQEAVLTIIGVALVSVGHIWNLRVSH, encoded by the coding sequence ATGACCGAAGCACACCAGAACCCCCGGCTGATTCGCCGCAGGCTCGACAAGGCCGGGATAGCGCTTTCAGCGCTGTGCGCTTTGCATTGTGTGCTGACCATCCTGTTGGTTTCCGGGCTTGGCGTGGGCGCGCAATTCTTCCTTGCCGAAGAGATTCATCGCTTCGCGCTTGCAATCGCCCTTGTGATAGCGGCTGTCGCCATCGGCTGGGGGGCGCTGCTCCACCGCCGCCGCGAACCTTTTGTCATCGCGATGATGGGATTGACCTTCATGGGCGGCGCGCTCGCATCCCCGCATGGCGCACAGGAAGCGGTGCTGACGATCATTGGAGTGGCACTGGTTTCGGTGGGTCACATCTGGAATTTGCGCGTCTCGCACTGA
- the thiS gene encoding sulfur carrier protein ThiS: protein MTELKSIILNGEQRRTSASTIAQLVRELDLLPEKVAVERNGEIVPRSTLESAPLGADDRLEIVHFVGGGDHQAVSDDAWTVAGRTFRSRLIVGTGKYKDFEQNAAAVEASGAEIVTVAVRRVNVSDPKAPMLTDYIDPKKITYLPNTAGCFTAEDAIRTLRLAREAGGWDLVKLEVLGEARTLYPNMVETIRACEVLAKEGFHPMVYCVDDPIAAKQLEDAGAVAVMPLGAPIGSGLGIQNQVTIRLIVEGAKVPVLVDAGVGTASDAAVGMELGCDGILMNTAIAEAKDPIRMARAMKLAVEAGREAYLAGRMGRRKYADPSSPLAGLI from the coding sequence ATGACCGAGCTGAAATCCATCATCCTCAACGGCGAACAGCGCCGGACCTCCGCTTCAACCATTGCCCAGCTGGTGCGAGAACTCGATCTACTGCCAGAAAAGGTCGCGGTTGAACGCAACGGTGAAATCGTGCCTCGATCGACGCTTGAATCCGCCCCGTTGGGTGCGGATGATCGTTTGGAAATCGTGCATTTCGTCGGCGGAGGCGATCATCAAGCCGTCAGCGATGACGCCTGGACAGTGGCCGGGCGCACGTTCCGATCGCGGCTGATCGTCGGCACGGGCAAGTACAAGGATTTCGAGCAGAATGCCGCCGCAGTTGAAGCAAGCGGCGCGGAAATCGTGACCGTCGCGGTACGTCGGGTCAACGTCAGCGATCCCAAGGCTCCGATGCTGACGGATTACATCGACCCCAAGAAGATAACCTATCTGCCCAACACCGCTGGATGCTTCACCGCCGAAGACGCGATCCGCACACTGCGGCTGGCGCGCGAGGCCGGCGGTTGGGATCTGGTCAAGCTGGAGGTGCTGGGCGAGGCACGCACGCTCTATCCCAACATGGTGGAAACGATCCGCGCTTGCGAAGTGCTGGCCAAAGAGGGCTTTCACCCGATGGTTTACTGTGTCGATGATCCGATTGCGGCAAAGCAGCTGGAGGATGCGGGCGCCGTCGCCGTCATGCCGCTAGGCGCGCCGATCGGATCGGGCCTTGGTATCCAGAACCAGGTCACGATCCGCCTGATCGTCGAAGGCGCGAAGGTGCCGGTGCTGGTCGATGCGGGCGTCGGCACCGCATCCGATGCGGCGGTGGGGATGGAGCTGGGCTGCGACGGCATTCTGATGAACACTGCCATCGCCGAGGCGAAAGACCCGATCCGCATGGCGCGCGCGATGAAGCTGGCGGTCGAGGCCGGACGCGAAGCCTACCTCGCCGGTCGCATGGGTCGCAGGAAATACGCCGATCCTTCCAGCCCGCTCGCCGGATTGATCTGA
- a CDS encoding AMP-dependent synthetase/ligase: protein MHAPTTPPAANPADDRLLQDVDLARNLVELFLMRADEKGAAPFLGAKHDGKWLTQSWAEVADKVCLLAESLRRIGLKDGDRVALVSENRPEWCIADLAIMAAGCISVPTYITNTERDHAHILDNSGARAVIVSNTKLLAPLVGAIGRTGIVDHVIGIEDLHRQQAGSFEYHRWDDLTAGDAAAARAAVDARIADIDRNDTACLIYTSGTGGAPRGVMQHHGSILCNAAGAAEILINDFGIKDERFLSFLPLSHAYEHTGGQYLPIAVGAEIFYSEGLEKLASNIEETRPTIMVVVPRLFEVLRTRIMKQVEKQGRVANFMMNAALKISEKSTEGKTRKRDKPLNFLVEKTLRPKIRQKFGGRIKAMVSGGAPLNPEVGNFFEAMGLTMLQGYGQTEAGPVISCNRPSVGLKMDTVGPAMRGVEVKIAEDGEILVRGELVMHGYWRNDAETARTIVDGWLHTGDIGHLDEKGRIKITDRKKDMIVNDKGDNVAPQKIEGMLTLQPEVAQAMVSGDKRPYVVGLIVPDAEWALEWARANDEKFDMKALQGLPAFRNAVRAAVDRTNKDLSVIEKVRQFAFADEAFTIENEEMTPSMKIRRHKIRDRYQDRIDGLYRG from the coding sequence GTGCACGCCCCCACAACGCCCCCCGCGGCCAATCCCGCCGATGACCGGCTGCTTCAGGACGTCGACCTCGCAAGGAACCTCGTCGAACTGTTCCTCATGCGTGCTGACGAAAAGGGCGCGGCACCCTTCCTTGGCGCGAAACACGACGGCAAGTGGCTGACGCAAAGTTGGGCAGAAGTTGCCGACAAGGTCTGCCTGCTGGCCGAAAGCTTGCGCCGCATCGGCCTCAAGGACGGGGATCGGGTTGCGCTGGTGTCGGAAAACCGGCCCGAATGGTGCATCGCCGACCTTGCCATCATGGCGGCGGGCTGCATTTCGGTCCCGACCTACATCACCAACACCGAACGCGACCACGCGCATATCCTCGACAATTCGGGCGCGCGGGCAGTTATCGTCTCGAACACCAAACTGCTTGCACCGCTGGTGGGCGCGATCGGACGCACGGGGATTGTCGATCACGTGATCGGGATCGAGGATCTGCACCGCCAACAAGCAGGGAGTTTCGAGTATCATCGCTGGGACGATCTGACGGCAGGCGACGCAGCGGCCGCCCGCGCGGCCGTGGATGCCCGGATTGCCGATATCGACCGGAACGACACCGCTTGCCTGATCTACACCAGCGGAACTGGCGGCGCTCCGCGCGGCGTGATGCAGCACCACGGGTCGATCCTGTGCAACGCCGCCGGGGCCGCGGAAATCCTGATCAACGATTTCGGCATCAAGGATGAAAGGTTTCTATCCTTCCTGCCACTCAGCCATGCTTACGAACACACAGGCGGGCAGTATCTGCCAATCGCGGTGGGTGCGGAAATCTTCTATTCCGAAGGACTTGAGAAACTCGCCTCGAACATCGAGGAAACACGGCCGACCATCATGGTTGTCGTGCCGCGCCTGTTCGAAGTGCTGCGCACGCGCATCATGAAGCAGGTCGAAAAGCAGGGCCGGGTCGCCAATTTCATGATGAATGCGGCGCTCAAGATCAGCGAGAAATCCACCGAGGGCAAGACGCGCAAGCGTGACAAGCCACTGAATTTCTTGGTCGAAAAGACGCTTCGGCCGAAAATCCGCCAGAAGTTCGGCGGGCGGATCAAGGCGATGGTTTCAGGTGGCGCTCCGCTCAACCCCGAAGTCGGCAATTTCTTCGAAGCGATGGGTCTCACCATGCTGCAGGGCTATGGTCAGACCGAGGCCGGTCCGGTGATCAGCTGCAACCGGCCCAGCGTCGGGTTGAAGATGGACACCGTCGGCCCGGCCATGCGCGGGGTCGAGGTCAAGATCGCCGAGGATGGCGAAATTCTCGTGCGCGGCGAGCTGGTGATGCACGGTTACTGGCGCAACGATGCCGAAACCGCGCGCACGATTGTCGATGGCTGGCTGCATACGGGCGATATCGGGCACCTTGATGAAAAGGGCCGGATCAAGATCACCGATCGCAAGAAGGACATGATCGTCAACGACAAGGGCGACAATGTCGCGCCGCAGAAGATCGAAGGGATGCTGACGCTACAGCCCGAGGTCGCGCAGGCGATGGTGAGCGGTGACAAGCGGCCCTATGTGGTCGGGCTGATCGTTCCCGACGCCGAATGGGCGCTGGAATGGGCGCGCGCCAATGACGAGAAGTTCGACATGAAGGCGCTGCAGGGCCTGCCCGCTTTCCGGAACGCCGTACGCGCGGCGGTGGACCGCACCAACAAGGACCTGTCGGTGATCGAAAAGGTCCGCCAGTTCGCCTTCGCGGACGAGGCCTTCACGATCGAAAACGAGGAAATGACCCCGAGCATGAAAATCCGTCGCCACAAGATCCGCGACCGCTATCAGGACCGGATCGACGGGCTGTATCGAGGTTAG
- the ggt gene encoding gamma-glutamyltransferase — MSLLRYCTAGLAIALSACAPVLETTASAPAPVAAKAEVQPFVIAANPLAAQAGMDVLKRGGSAADAAIAVQTMLSLVEPQSSGVGGGAFLNYYDAQTGKITIYDGRETAPAQASRAMFLNESGEPLGFREAVVSGRATGVPGAIAALGMLHEEHGTLPWNSLFDAPIRTAEEGFVISPRLGRFLGIEFPQLSQPDAAAYFARPDGTRKQAGDRLVNPEYADFLKRLASQGTDALYRGSTAAKIVQRTRAAPLGGSMTMADIEAYRPVKREPVCGPWQVYRVCAPPPPSSGAAMIELLGILDRTDIGTRGPDDPQAWYLFAEASRLAYADRDAYFGDGDFVEVPVDGLLDPAYIDARAALIGAKAAESVTAGNPAGAKMAVTDMTREPAGTSHFIVRDAQGNVLSITTTVESIFGSGRMVDGFFLNNQLTDFSFNPLQANGDEAPNAVAPGKRPRSSMVPLILLDADGQFAGAIGSAGGNSIPAYVGKTLVAAVYWGMPMQDALAQPNLVARGNRYGAETERFDPAIVAGLAERGIVVTPGQGEDSGVHGVLIRDGKVDGGYDPRREGVVLVGTP; from the coding sequence ATGTCGCTCCTACGCTATTGCACCGCCGGGCTTGCCATTGCCCTTTCCGCCTGCGCACCAGTTCTTGAAACCACTGCCAGCGCGCCTGCACCGGTTGCAGCAAAGGCCGAGGTCCAACCCTTTGTAATCGCCGCGAACCCGCTTGCCGCACAGGCCGGAATGGATGTGCTGAAGCGTGGCGGAAGCGCCGCGGATGCAGCGATTGCCGTGCAGACCATGCTATCACTGGTCGAGCCGCAGTCCTCAGGGGTGGGAGGCGGGGCTTTCCTCAACTATTACGATGCGCAAACGGGCAAGATCACCATTTACGACGGGCGCGAAACGGCGCCCGCTCAGGCGAGCCGCGCGATGTTCCTCAATGAGTCTGGTGAGCCGCTCGGATTCCGCGAGGCGGTTGTGAGCGGGCGCGCAACCGGAGTTCCCGGCGCTATCGCGGCACTGGGTATGCTGCATGAGGAACACGGAACTTTGCCCTGGAACAGCCTGTTCGACGCGCCAATCCGTACTGCCGAAGAAGGTTTTGTGATCTCACCGCGTCTGGGGCGGTTTCTCGGGATCGAGTTTCCCCAGCTTTCGCAACCCGATGCAGCTGCATACTTTGCGCGTCCCGACGGGACTCGCAAGCAGGCGGGAGATCGTCTGGTGAATCCGGAATATGCGGATTTCCTCAAGCGCCTCGCCTCGCAGGGTACCGATGCGCTCTATCGCGGGAGCACCGCGGCCAAGATCGTCCAGCGGACGCGCGCCGCGCCGCTTGGCGGGTCAATGACGATGGCCGATATCGAGGCCTATCGCCCGGTAAAGCGTGAGCCGGTGTGCGGCCCATGGCAAGTCTACCGCGTGTGCGCCCCTCCTCCACCGTCGAGCGGGGCCGCGATGATCGAGCTGCTCGGCATTCTCGACCGTACGGATATCGGCACGCGCGGCCCCGATGACCCGCAAGCGTGGTATCTCTTCGCCGAGGCCAGCCGTCTCGCCTATGCTGACCGTGACGCTTACTTCGGCGACGGCGATTTCGTTGAAGTTCCAGTCGATGGCTTGCTCGATCCTGCCTATATTGATGCCCGTGCCGCGCTGATTGGCGCGAAAGCCGCAGAATCGGTTACGGCGGGTAATCCGGCCGGTGCTAAGATGGCGGTGACCGACATGACGCGCGAACCTGCGGGGACGTCCCATTTCATCGTGCGTGACGCGCAGGGCAATGTGCTTTCGATTACCACCACGGTTGAATCGATCTTTGGCAGCGGGCGCATGGTCGACGGGTTCTTCCTCAACAACCAGCTGACTGATTTCTCCTTCAACCCGCTACAGGCCAATGGCGACGAAGCTCCCAATGCGGTCGCACCGGGCAAGCGTCCGCGTTCTTCGATGGTGCCGTTGATTCTGCTCGATGCCGACGGGCAATTTGCAGGGGCAATCGGCTCAGCGGGCGGCAATTCGATCCCTGCCTATGTCGGCAAGACACTGGTTGCGGCGGTCTATTGGGGAATGCCGATGCAGGATGCGCTGGCGCAGCCCAATCTTGTCGCGCGCGGCAATCGATATGGCGCGGAAACCGAAAGGTTCGATCCGGCGATTGTTGCGGGGTTGGCCGAACGGGGCATCGTTGTGACGCCCGGTCAGGGCGAGGATTCGGGCGTTCACGGGGTGCTTATCCGCGACGGCAAGGTTGATGGCGGCTACGACCCCCGCCGCGAAGGCGTGGTGCTAGTCGGCACCCCTTAG